A single window of Flagellimonas maritima DNA harbors:
- a CDS encoding patatin-like phospholipase family protein translates to MRALVISGGGSKGAFAGGVAQFLIQEAKHEYDLFVGTSTGSLLISHLALNKLDKIKEIYSSVNQKSIFNNCPFVIKKKHGIDIIAINHWNVVKNFLRGKKTFGESENLRHLIRDSITIDEFNELKESNKDVIVTVSNLSLNQVEYKSINDCTYEEFCDWIWISSNYAPFMSLVKRNGCEYADGGLGSLVPIEEALKMGATEVDVVVLHTEVNYLNRLPVRNPFELMTTIFGFMLDRIENQNIRIGKLVANQKDAIINFYYTPTILTTNSLIFDKERMTLWWKRGYLYAKNKNEETSPIEPEKQE, encoded by the coding sequence ATGAGGGCATTGGTCATTTCTGGTGGAGGAAGCAAAGGTGCTTTTGCAGGTGGTGTTGCACAATTTCTGATACAAGAAGCAAAACATGAGTATGATCTGTTCGTGGGGACTTCAACGGGGAGCTTGCTCATCTCACATTTGGCTCTGAACAAGCTGGACAAGATCAAGGAAATCTATTCTTCTGTAAATCAAAAGAGTATATTCAATAATTGTCCATTCGTTATTAAAAAAAAGCACGGGATAGATATTATCGCAATCAATCACTGGAATGTCGTTAAGAATTTTTTACGCGGAAAGAAGACGTTCGGTGAAAGTGAAAACCTTCGCCATCTTATTCGGGATTCTATAACCATTGATGAATTTAATGAATTAAAAGAAAGCAACAAAGATGTAATAGTGACTGTATCCAATTTATCATTGAATCAAGTAGAATATAAATCCATTAATGATTGTACGTACGAAGAGTTTTGTGACTGGATTTGGATTTCATCCAATTATGCACCTTTTATGAGTTTGGTAAAGCGCAATGGTTGTGAGTATGCGGATGGAGGCCTGGGAAGTTTAGTACCTATTGAGGAGGCATTAAAAATGGGAGCGACCGAAGTTGATGTCGTCGTGCTTCATACAGAAGTAAATTATTTGAATCGCTTACCGGTCAGAAATCCATTTGAACTCATGACCACTATTTTTGGTTTTATGTTGGATAGAATTGAAAACCAGAATATTCGAATAGGAAAATTAGTGGCTAATCAAAAAGATGCAATAATCAACTTTTATTACACCCCTACAATTTTGACTACCAATTCATTGATTTTTGATAAAGAACGAATGACATTATGGTGGAAAAGAGGTTACCTGTACGCCAAAAACAAAAACGAGGAAACAAGCCCTATAGAGCCAGAAAAACAGGAATAG